In the genome of Nocardioides sp. NBC_00368, the window GCCCCTCGACCCGCTCGACGCCACCTCGTGGGTGCACGACCTGCTCCCCGAGGCCGAGCGGGTCGCCGCCGAGGTCGCGCCGCTCACCGACCCTCACCAGATCCCGGCGCCCAGCGCGCCCCAGCTCGACCTGTGGGCCCTCGCCCACGCCGACACGACCAGGAGGTTGTTCAGTGCCTGAAACTGTGAAGAAGGATGGGACGACGAACGGCAGGGGACTGCGCGTCGGGGTGTGCGGCCCCGTCGGGACCGGCAAGAGCTCGCTGATCGCGCTGCTGTGCCGCGAGCTCTCCGCCGACCTGGAGATCGGCGTGGTCACCAACGACATCTACACAGACGAGGACGCCCGCTTCCTCCGCTCCGCCGGTGTGCTCGACCCGGCCCGCATCCGGGCCGTCGAGACGGGCGCCTGCCCGCACACCGCGATCCGTGACGACGTCACCGCCAACCTGATCGCCGTCGAGGAGCTCGAGGAGGAGTTCGCGCCGCTGGACGTGGTCCTGGTCGAGTCGGGCGGCGACAACCTCACCGCGACGTTCTCCCCGGCCCTGGTCGACACCCAGATCTTCCTGATCGACGTCGCCGGCGGCGGCGACGTCGCCCGCAAGGGTGGCCCCGGCATCGAGCGCGCCGACCTGCTGGTGGTCAACAAGACCGACCTGGCCCCGTACGTCGGTGTCGACCCGGCCGCGATGGTCTCCGACGCGGGGTCGGTGCGCGAGGGCCGTCCGGTCATCGCCCTCTCCCGCACCGACCCGGCCTCCGTCGAGGAGCTGATCGCCTGGGTGAGGTCGGAGCTGACCCGACACCGTGGCGGGTCCCTCGTCCCCGCCGACCCGGGTCCGATGGCGCCGCACTTCCACGCCGACGGGACCAGCCACGCCCACGAGCACGACGCCGAGCATGTCCACGACCATCAGCACGCCTGAGCTGGCCAACGGCTCCCTGACCCGGGTGCGGGTCGGGGCGGTCGACGGCGGCCGGGTGCGGGTGCAGACCGAGGTCGCCGGCCCGGCGACCGCGCCGGCGCTGCGCCCGATGCTGATCGCCAGCGACGACCGGTCGGCGCGGATCTCGCTGGTCCCCGACGGCGCGATGCTGCTGGCCGGCGACCACGTCACGATCGAGGTCGAGGTGGGGGAGGGCGCGCGCCTGACCCTGGTCGAGCCAGCCGGGACGGTGGCGTACGACATGGACGGCGGCCACGCGTCCTGGTCGGTCCGGATCACCCTCGCGGCGGGCGCCGGCCTGGTCTGGGCCGGCGAGCCGTTCGTCGTCTCCGCCGGTGCGGATGTCACCCGTGACACCCGGGTCACCCTCGCTCACGGTGCGAGGCTCGCCCTCCGCGAGACCCTGGTCCTCGGCCGCCACGGCGAGCGCCCGGGTCGGGCGAGCACCACCTGGGAGGCCTACGACCATGACGGTCGCCCGTTCCTGGTCGAATCCCTCGACCTGGACGCGGACTCGCTGGCCCCCGGGCTCCTCGGGCCGCACCGGGTGCTCGCGTCGGTCACGGCGCTCGGGTGCGAGGTACCGCCCGACGCCTGCCCGGACGGCAGGCTCGACCTCGAGCACGGCGGGACGCTGTGGCGCCATCTGGCGAGCCAGACCCACGAGATCCCGGAACACCCCTGGGAATGCGCCAGGACTGGTTGAGGTTTCAACGGCGTGACTGAGATCGAGTTCGGCCTGGATACCTTCGGCGGGGTCACCCGCGACGCCGAGGGCAAGCCGCAGCACCACGCGCAGGTGATCCGCAACATCGTCGAGGAGGGCGTGCTCGCCGACCGGGTCGGGCTCGACTTCTTCGGGGTGGGGGAGCACCACCGCCGTGATTTCGCCGTCTCCAGCCCGGAGATGGTGCTCGCCGCGGTCGCCTCCCGCACCGAGCGGCTGCGTCTCGGCTCCGCGGTGACCGTGCTCAGCTCCGACGACCCGGTGCGGGTCTTCGAGCGGTTCGCCACCCTCGACGCGGTCTCGAACGGCCGTGCCGAGATCGTCGCCGGGCGCGGCTCGTTCACCGAGTCGTTCCCGCTGTTCGGCTTCGACCTCGCCGACTACGAGGAGCTCTTCGAGGAGCGCCTCGAGCTGCTCGCCGCGCTCCTGAAGGAGGAGAAGGTCACCTGGGAGGGCCGCACCCGTGCGGCGCTCACCGACCAGGAGGTCTTCCCGCGCACCGAGAACGGCCTGACCGCCTGGGTCGGCGTCGGCGGCAGCCCGGAGTCGGTCGTACGCACCGCCCGTCACGGCTTCGGCCTCTTCCTGGCCATCATCGGCGGACCGGCCGACCGGTTCGCGCCCTACATCGACCTCTTCGAGCGCGCCCAGGACGAGTTCGGCGAGCCGCGGAAACGCGTCGCCGTCCACTCGCCCGGGTTCATCGCCGAGACCGACGAGCAGGCCCGCGAGACGGTCTACGAGGGCTGGCTGGCGATGCGCACCCAGATCGGCCGCGAGCGCGGCTGGCCGCCGCCGCGGCCCGGCGACTTCGAGCGCGAGATCGAGGGCGGGTCCCTCTACGTCGGCTCGCCCGAGACGGTCGCCCGGAAGCTGGCCGGCACCATCAAGGTGCTCGGCGTCGACCGGTTCGACCTGAAGTACGACCAGGGCCAGGTGCGCCACGAGGACCTGATGGGCTCGATCGAGCTCTACGGCACCCGGGTCGTGCCGCTCGTCAAGGACATGCTGGGCTGATCTGACCCGATCAGCCCAGCCCGTCAGCCCAGCCAGCTCGAGATCGGGTGGATCGCGAAGTAGACGGCGAACATGACCGCGACCAGCCACATCAGCGGGTGCACGGTCTTCGCCTTGCCACGGACGATCTTGATGAGCACGTAGGCCAGGAAGCCCGCGCCGATGCCGACCGAGATCGAGTAGGTGAACGGCATCAGCGCGATCGTCAGGAACGCGGGGAGGGCGATGTCCGGGTCGGCCCAGTTGATGTCCTTGACCTGCTGCATCATCAGGAAGCCGACCAGCACCAGGGCGGGCACCGCCGCCTCCGACGGGATCACGGTCACCAGCGGAGCCAGGAACGTGGTGAGCAGGAACAGCACACCGGTGACCACCGCAGCCAGACCGGTCCGGGCGCCCTCGCCGACGCCCGAGGCGGACTCGACGTAGGAGGTGTTGGAGGAGACACCACCGGCGCCACCGGCGGCAGCGGCCAGCGAGTCGACGACCAGGATCGAGCGCGTACGCGGCGGGGTGCCGTCCGGCCGCAGCAGCCCGGCCTCGGAGCCGATCGCGGTCATCGTGCCCATCGTGTCGAAGAAGTCGGCGAGCATGAGCGTGAAGATCAGCAGCACGGCGGTCACGATGCCGACGTTCTCGAAGGAGCCGAGCAGGTTGAACTCGCCCAGCGTCGCGAACGAGGGCCAGTCGATGATCCTGTCCGGGATCGCCGGCACGTTGAGCGCCCAGCCGGTCGGGTTCTCGGCGCTGCCCCTGCCGAGGTCCGCGATGGCCTCGACGATGATCGCCAGCGCCGTGGTCGCCGCGATCGAGATCAGGATCGAGCCGCGCACCTTGCGCACCCACAGGGTGATGAGCAGGACGAGACCGATCACGAAGACCAGCACCGGCCAGCCCGCGAGCTGCCCGGTCGGGCCCAGCTGCACCGGAACGGTGGTGTTCGCGGCGTCGGGGATGCGGCGTACGAACCCGGCGTCGACGAAGCCGATCACCGCGATGAACAGGCCGATACCGACCGAGATCGCGGTCTTGAGCTCGCGCGGGACAGCGTGGAAGACGGCCTCCCGGAACCCGGTCAGCACCAGCACCAGGATCACCAGACCCTCGATCACCACCAGGCCCATCGCGTCGGCCCAGGTCATCTGCCCGGCGATCGAGAACGCCACGAACGCGTTGAGCCCGAGCCCGGTCGCCAGCGCCAGCGGGTAGTTGGCGACGACGCCCATCAGGATCGTCATCACGCCCGCCACCAGCGCGGTCCCGGCCGCGATCGCGGCCAGGTTGTCGCCGCTCGTGCCGCCCAGGAGGTCGCCGTTCATGTCCTCCGCGAACCCGAGGATCAGGGGGTTGAGGGCGACGATGTAGGCCATCGTGAAGAAGGTGACCACACCACCCCGCACCTCGCGCCCGACCGTCGAGCCGCGAGCGCTGATCTGGAAGAACCGGTCAAGAGCATGGGGACGTGCCGGGGTCGAAGTGCTCACGCCCCGCATCTTCGCAGATGCGGGGCGCTCGCTCGGGGAAGGGCGCTGGTCAGTCGGTGTGGTAGACCGGCAGGTCGGCCTCGGCGGTGCCCCAGGCCCGGTCGGGCTGGGCACCGACGTCGATACGGACGGTGCCGCCGCGGGTCATCACCGACTCGGGCAGCCAGGACCGGGTGAGGGGCTTGCCGTCGAGGGTGACCGCCCGGACGTAGATGTTCTCGGCGCTCGCCTGCGGTGACTCGATGACGATGTCGACGCCGTTGCCGCGGTGGATGGTGACGCGCTCGAAGACCGGGCTGGAGAGGAGCATCTCGGCGCGGGTGGGGTCCTGCGGGTAGATGCCCATCGTCGAGAAGACGTACCACGCCGACATCGTGCCGAGGTCGTCGTTGCCGGGCAGACCCCGCGGTCCCGTGCCGTAGGCGAGCGAGGCCATCGCGCGGACCGTCTCCTGGGTCTTCCAGGGTGCGCCGAGGGCGTTGTACATCCAGGGCACGTGGATGCCGGGCTCGTTGGTCGGGTCGTAGCGCAACGCGTCGCCGCCGGTGTACTGCCAGGAGCCGTCGGCCTTGTGGAAGAACGAGTCCAGCCGCTGGATCGCCCGCTCGCGCCCGCCGACGGCCACGGCCAGCCGGGCCACGTCGTGCGGCACCATCCAGGTGTACGTCGCGCTGCTCCCTTGCGCGAATCCGGTCTGGGTCGACGGGCTGAAGCCGGCGACCCAGCTCCCGTCGGCGTTGCGGGCCTGCTGGTAGCCGGCCGTCCCGGTGGCGGGGTCGGTGGCGGCCGGGTTGAAGGTGTGCTGCCACCAGCCGGCCCGGTCCATCAGCGCATCCGTCTCGGCCGAGGGGGCGCCGAGCCGGCGGCCCCAGTCGGCGAGCGAGTAGTCGGCGACGGAGTCCTCGAGGGTCTCCGCGGCACCGCCCCAGCAGCGGCAGGTGTCCTGGGGCGCATACCCCTTGGCGAGGTAGTCGGCCAGGTTCGGCCGCTGGCCGATGCACTGCCCGGGGCAGCCGTAGCTGGAGAGCCCGTCGGGGTGCGGTACCGTCGCCTGACGGACGAGCGACCGATAGGCGCCGGCGGCGTCGAAGTTGCGGACGCCCAGGGCGTAGAACCCGGCCAGAGTCGGGGCAGAAGGGTCGCCGGTCATCACGTGCGTCCAGCCGCTCAGGTGGATCCAGCGGTCCCAGACTCCGCCGTGCTGGCGGGAGTAGGCGTGCAGCGAGCGGGCGAAGTCGCCGGCCACGCGCGGCTCCAGGAGGGCGAGCAGCTGGGTGTGGGCGCGGTACTGGTCCCACCCGGAGAAGTTGCCGTACTGCGCCTGCTGGCCTCGCTCGATCCGGTGCACCTCCTGGTCGCTGCCCCAGTAGGTGCCGGCCACGTCCGAGATGACGTTGGGCTGCAGGTAGGAGTGGTAGAGCCCGGTGTAGAACGCGGTCCGCTCCGCCGAGGTGCCGCCGGCGACCTCGATCGAGGAGAGCGCCCGGCGCCACTCCGCGCGAGCGTCCGAGGCGACCGTCGAGACGGTGTCGCGCCGGCCGATCTCGGCGGCGAGATTGGCCTCTGCGGCCGACTGGCTGGTGTAGGAGATCCCGATCCGCATCCGCACACTCTGGTCGCGGCTGGGGTCGAAGGAGACGTAGCCGCCCGAGCCCTGCCCCTGGCGGGCCGCGCCGGTCTCGTAGCCCTCACCACCCCGCGCCTCGGTCGAGCCCGGCTGGAGCTCGCCGTTGACCCAGGTGCCGTGGCCGGAGAAGGCGCGGTCGAACTGCGCGGTGAAGTAGAGGCGGTAGTAGGAGCGCTTGTTGCTCCCGCCGCCGTTGCCGCGCCGGCCGCAGAACGCGCCGGTGAGCACCGAGCCGCTCACCGTCCGCCGCGCCTCGTCGATCCGCGTCACCGCGGTCTCGCTGCCGTTGAGGGAGTTGGAGGTCCGGAAGAGCAGGTTCGCGGGCT includes:
- the ureG gene encoding urease accessory protein UreG; translated protein: MPETVKKDGTTNGRGLRVGVCGPVGTGKSSLIALLCRELSADLEIGVVTNDIYTDEDARFLRSAGVLDPARIRAVETGACPHTAIRDDVTANLIAVEELEEEFAPLDVVLVESGGDNLTATFSPALVDTQIFLIDVAGGGDVARKGGPGIERADLLVVNKTDLAPYVGVDPAAMVSDAGSVREGRPVIALSRTDPASVEELIAWVRSELTRHRGGSLVPADPGPMAPHFHADGTSHAHEHDAEHVHDHQHA
- a CDS encoding urease accessory protein UreD, giving the protein MSTTISTPELANGSLTRVRVGAVDGGRVRVQTEVAGPATAPALRPMLIASDDRSARISLVPDGAMLLAGDHVTIEVEVGEGARLTLVEPAGTVAYDMDGGHASWSVRITLAAGAGLVWAGEPFVVSAGADVTRDTRVTLAHGARLALRETLVLGRHGERPGRASTTWEAYDHDGRPFLVESLDLDADSLAPGLLGPHRVLASVTALGCEVPPDACPDGRLDLEHGGTLWRHLASQTHEIPEHPWECARTG
- a CDS encoding Atu2307/SP_0267 family LLM class monooxygenase, with protein sequence MTEIEFGLDTFGGVTRDAEGKPQHHAQVIRNIVEEGVLADRVGLDFFGVGEHHRRDFAVSSPEMVLAAVASRTERLRLGSAVTVLSSDDPVRVFERFATLDAVSNGRAEIVAGRGSFTESFPLFGFDLADYEELFEERLELLAALLKEEKVTWEGRTRAALTDQEVFPRTENGLTAWVGVGGSPESVVRTARHGFGLFLAIIGGPADRFAPYIDLFERAQDEFGEPRKRVAVHSPGFIAETDEQARETVYEGWLAMRTQIGRERGWPPPRPGDFEREIEGGSLYVGSPETVARKLAGTIKVLGVDRFDLKYDQGQVRHEDLMGSIELYGTRVVPLVKDMLG
- a CDS encoding NCS2 family permease; translated protein: MRGVSTSTPARPHALDRFFQISARGSTVGREVRGGVVTFFTMAYIVALNPLILGFAEDMNGDLLGGTSGDNLAAIAAGTALVAGVMTILMGVVANYPLALATGLGLNAFVAFSIAGQMTWADAMGLVVIEGLVILVLVLTGFREAVFHAVPRELKTAISVGIGLFIAVIGFVDAGFVRRIPDAANTTVPVQLGPTGQLAGWPVLVFVIGLVLLITLWVRKVRGSILISIAATTALAIIVEAIADLGRGSAENPTGWALNVPAIPDRIIDWPSFATLGEFNLLGSFENVGIVTAVLLIFTLMLADFFDTMGTMTAIGSEAGLLRPDGTPPRTRSILVVDSLAAAAGGAGGVSSNTSYVESASGVGEGARTGLAAVVTGVLFLLTTFLAPLVTVIPSEAAVPALVLVGFLMMQQVKDINWADPDIALPAFLTIALMPFTYSISVGIGAGFLAYVLIKIVRGKAKTVHPLMWLVAVMFAVYFAIHPISSWLG
- a CDS encoding GH92 family glycosyl hydrolase: MRVLATCALSLALLGSALTSLTAAQAAAPPVGDPVALVDPLIGSANGGNTYPGAVRPFGMLSFSPTSTAGDQTNTAASNGYSYDTTRLRGFSLTHVNGAGCHPGAAGDVPIFPHTGAMTGSPTADVTDATYASDFSHADELAEPGRYRLGLANGAEVDTAVTTRAAVSDLTFPADKPANLLFRTSNSLNGSETAVTRIDEARRTVSGSVLTGAFCGRRGNGGGSNKRSYYRLYFTAQFDRAFSGHGTWVNGELQPGSTEARGGEGYETGAARQGQGSGGYVSFDPSRDQSVRMRIGISYTSQSAAEANLAAEIGRRDTVSTVASDARAEWRRALSSIEVAGGTSAERTAFYTGLYHSYLQPNVISDVAGTYWGSDQEVHRIERGQQAQYGNFSGWDQYRAHTQLLALLEPRVAGDFARSLHAYSRQHGGVWDRWIHLSGWTHVMTGDPSAPTLAGFYALGVRNFDAAGAYRSLVRQATVPHPDGLSSYGCPGQCIGQRPNLADYLAKGYAPQDTCRCWGGAAETLEDSVADYSLADWGRRLGAPSAETDALMDRAGWWQHTFNPAATDPATGTAGYQQARNADGSWVAGFSPSTQTGFAQGSSATYTWMVPHDVARLAVAVGGRERAIQRLDSFFHKADGSWQYTGGDALRYDPTNEPGIHVPWMYNALGAPWKTQETVRAMASLAYGTGPRGLPGNDDLGTMSAWYVFSTMGIYPQDPTRAEMLLSSPVFERVTIHRGNGVDIVIESPQASAENIYVRAVTLDGKPLTRSWLPESVMTRGGTVRIDVGAQPDRAWGTAEADLPVYHTD